From Leptidea sinapis chromosome 12, ilLepSina1.1, whole genome shotgun sequence, the proteins below share one genomic window:
- the LOC126967283 gene encoding transcription factor Sox-12-like, translating into MAYFEKPMQKLSKSSNSFHIKRPMNAFMVWSRLQRKKISLMNPKLHNSEISKRLGLEWKSLDEAEKRPYIDEAKRLRLKHMNDYPDYKYRPRRKNKLETHYPNAVYQREAFIEMEPRPEPYQVTAYSDQYMYNNMISYTVPINSGSVQASFISPARPKEEIPIDVRPLPSIESISPRPFAVVNQQMMVKAYPNLHYVPEDVPRISYYPFSVQ; encoded by the coding sequence ATGGCGTATTTTGAGAAACCGATGCAGAAGTTGTCAAAGAGTTCAAATTCGTTTCACATCAAGCGTCCGATGAACGCGTTCATGGTATGGTCTCGTCTGCAGAGGAAGAAGATCTCGTTGATGAATCCGAAGTTGCACAATTCAGAAATATCTAAGCGTCTCGGCTTGGAATGGAAGAGTCTAGATGAAGCGGAGAAACGTCCGTATATAGACGAAGCTAAACGGTTGCGGCTAAAACACATGAACGATTATCCAGATTATAAATATCGTCCACGTAGGAAGAATAAGTTGGAGACACATTATCCGAACGCAGTGTATCAAAGAGAAGCTTTTATTGAGATGGAGCCGCGTCCAGAGCCATATCAGGTTACGGCATACTCTGACCAGTATATGTATAACAATATGATAAGTTATACAGTCCCAATAAATTCTGGCTCTGTACAGGCTTCGTTCATATCTCCTGCGAGACCGAAAGAGGAAATTCCGATAGATGTTCGTCCTCTTCCCTCAATTGAGAGTATTTCACCAAGGCCGTTTGCGGTTGTCAACCAGCAAATGATGGTGAAGGCGTACCCCAACCTACATTATGTCCCGGAAGATGTACCTAGGATATCGTATTACCCGTTCAGCGTACAATAG